The following coding sequences lie in one Spinacia oleracea cultivar Varoflay chromosome 1, BTI_SOV_V1, whole genome shotgun sequence genomic window:
- the LOC110792752 gene encoding F-box/LRR-repeat protein At3g26922, translating to MKSKGKDRLSSLPDSILTEILSLLPINSAAATSVLSHRWRHLWTGVTRLKFKFESEDREFSTVTDHIMGKLTSPKLTVFDVYVYVDGDVAESTFHEICRRNVEEIRGSR from the exons ATGAAATCCAAAGGAAAAGACCGACTAAGCTCACTTCCTGACTCTATTCTCACAGAAATTCTCTCCCTCCTCCCAATCAATTCTGCTGCTGCGACTTCCGTCTTATCTCACCGATGGCGCCACCTCTGGACCGGTGTCACCcgcctcaaattcaagttcgaGTCGGAAGACCGGGAATTCTCTACCGTTACCGACCACATCATGGGGAAACTCACCTCTCCAAAACTCACCGTCTTTGATGTGTATGTGTATGTGGATGGAGATGTGGCAGAATCGACGTTTCATGAAATTTGTCGCCGGAATGTCGAAGAAATTAGG GGTAGCAGATGA
- the LOC110792751 gene encoding probable serine/threonine-protein kinase PBL7 isoform X1: protein MGWFPCTGAGKSVENLKKRSVNKSLEHQISSASSADKSKRNSSVDGKKDSSKDGKEDHIAVKTFTFRELAAVTRNFRADYLVGEGGFGHVYKGRLESTSQVVAIKQLDHNGLQGNREFLVEVLMLSLLHHPNLVNLIGYCADGDQRLLVYEYMPLGSLEDHLYDIPPDRRRLDWNTRMKIAAGAAKGLEYLHDKANPPVIYRDLKCSNILLDEDYKPKLSDFGLAKLGPVGDNTHVSTRVMGTYGYCAPEYAMTGQLTLKSDVYSFGVVLLEIITGRKAIDNSKSNAEHNLVLWARPLFKDRRKFCQIADPTLQERYPARGLYQALAVAAMCVQEQPNMRPLMADVVTALTYLASQKYDPDSLPRQSFHSAASTPRARREY, encoded by the exons ATGGGGTGGTTTCCTTGCACTGGCGCCGGAAAATCCGTCGAAAATTTGAAGAAAAGAAGTGTCAATAAAAGCCTAGAACATCAGATCTCTTCAGCAAGTTCAG CAGATAAGTCTAAGCGGAATAGTTCAGTGGATGGGAAGAAAGACAGCTCAAAGGATGGGAAAGAAGATCATATTGCTGTAAAGACGTTTACGTTTCGTGAATTAGCAGCTGTAACGAGAAATTTCCGGGCTGATTATCTCGTTGGTGAAGGTGGTTTTGGGCATGTTTATAAAGGAAGGCTAGAAAGTACTTCACAG GTTGTTGCTATCAAACAACTTGATCATAATGGACTTCAAGGCAATAGGGAATTTCTCGTGGAAGTGTTAATGCTCAGCCTACTTCACCATCCAAACCTTGTTAACTTAATTGGATATTGTGCTGATGGAGATCAAAGGCTTCTTGTGTACGAGTATATGCCACTAGGATCATTGGAAGACCATCTTTATG ACATTCCTCCTGACAGGAGACGACTTGAttggaatacaagaatgaaaatAGCTGCGGGTGCTGCCAAAGGGTTGGAATACTTGCACGATAAAGCAAATCCGCCAGTTATATATCGTGATTTAAAATGTTCAAACATATTACTTGATGAAGATTACAAACCCAAGCTGTCTGATTTCGGCTTAGCCAAATTGGGGCCAGTTGGGGACAATACACATGTTTCAACCAGAGTAATGGGAACTTACGGATACTGTGCTCCAGAATATGCAATGACTGGTCAGCTAACCTTAAAATCAGATGTTTATAGTTTTGGGGTTGTACTTTTGGAGATCATTACTGGGAGAAAAGCCATTGACAATTCCAAAAGTAATGCAGAGCACAATCTTGTACTATGG GCACGACCATTATTTAAGGACAGAAGGAAATTCTGTCAGATAGCAGATCCAACGCTTCAAGAAAGGTATCCAGCAAGGGGATTGTATCAAGCGTTAGCAGTTGCTGCAATGTGTGTGCAAGAACAACCTAATATGAGACCCCTTATGGCTGATGTTGTCACTGCTTTAACTTACCTTGCTTCCCAAAAATATGATCCCGACAGTCTACCACGTCAGAGTTTTCACTCAGCTGCTTCCACTCCTAGAGCCAGAAGAGAATACTGA
- the LOC110792751 gene encoding probable serine/threonine-protein kinase PBL7 isoform X2 yields the protein MGWFPCTGAGKSVENLKKRSVNKSLEHQISSASSDKSKRNSSVDGKKDSSKDGKEDHIAVKTFTFRELAAVTRNFRADYLVGEGGFGHVYKGRLESTSQVVAIKQLDHNGLQGNREFLVEVLMLSLLHHPNLVNLIGYCADGDQRLLVYEYMPLGSLEDHLYDIPPDRRRLDWNTRMKIAAGAAKGLEYLHDKANPPVIYRDLKCSNILLDEDYKPKLSDFGLAKLGPVGDNTHVSTRVMGTYGYCAPEYAMTGQLTLKSDVYSFGVVLLEIITGRKAIDNSKSNAEHNLVLWARPLFKDRRKFCQIADPTLQERYPARGLYQALAVAAMCVQEQPNMRPLMADVVTALTYLASQKYDPDSLPRQSFHSAASTPRARREY from the exons ATGGGGTGGTTTCCTTGCACTGGCGCCGGAAAATCCGTCGAAAATTTGAAGAAAAGAAGTGTCAATAAAAGCCTAGAACATCAGATCTCTTCAGCAAGTTCAG ATAAGTCTAAGCGGAATAGTTCAGTGGATGGGAAGAAAGACAGCTCAAAGGATGGGAAAGAAGATCATATTGCTGTAAAGACGTTTACGTTTCGTGAATTAGCAGCTGTAACGAGAAATTTCCGGGCTGATTATCTCGTTGGTGAAGGTGGTTTTGGGCATGTTTATAAAGGAAGGCTAGAAAGTACTTCACAG GTTGTTGCTATCAAACAACTTGATCATAATGGACTTCAAGGCAATAGGGAATTTCTCGTGGAAGTGTTAATGCTCAGCCTACTTCACCATCCAAACCTTGTTAACTTAATTGGATATTGTGCTGATGGAGATCAAAGGCTTCTTGTGTACGAGTATATGCCACTAGGATCATTGGAAGACCATCTTTATG ACATTCCTCCTGACAGGAGACGACTTGAttggaatacaagaatgaaaatAGCTGCGGGTGCTGCCAAAGGGTTGGAATACTTGCACGATAAAGCAAATCCGCCAGTTATATATCGTGATTTAAAATGTTCAAACATATTACTTGATGAAGATTACAAACCCAAGCTGTCTGATTTCGGCTTAGCCAAATTGGGGCCAGTTGGGGACAATACACATGTTTCAACCAGAGTAATGGGAACTTACGGATACTGTGCTCCAGAATATGCAATGACTGGTCAGCTAACCTTAAAATCAGATGTTTATAGTTTTGGGGTTGTACTTTTGGAGATCATTACTGGGAGAAAAGCCATTGACAATTCCAAAAGTAATGCAGAGCACAATCTTGTACTATGG GCACGACCATTATTTAAGGACAGAAGGAAATTCTGTCAGATAGCAGATCCAACGCTTCAAGAAAGGTATCCAGCAAGGGGATTGTATCAAGCGTTAGCAGTTGCTGCAATGTGTGTGCAAGAACAACCTAATATGAGACCCCTTATGGCTGATGTTGTCACTGCTTTAACTTACCTTGCTTCCCAAAAATATGATCCCGACAGTCTACCACGTCAGAGTTTTCACTCAGCTGCTTCCACTCCTAGAGCCAGAAGAGAATACTGA